From Armatimonadota bacterium, the proteins below share one genomic window:
- the rbsK gene encoding ribokinase translates to MTPNVVVVGSANMDLVVRAQRAPWPGETVQGRSLDYLPGGKGANQAVAAARLGARTHMVCRVGDDSLGEPVRRNLADNGVDVSRVRIAAGAPQGLAIIIVDDEGQNRIVLAAGSNGMLVPDDIDWAAAVFSPDSLVLLQNEIRLETTIRAAQVAKAAGATVLWNPAPAPDSLPDEMIGCVDVLLPNESEAESLTGIAVHDSPGAHRAAAAIVAKGIPNVVITLGERGALWFNEDEVFELPSFPVSVVDTTAAGDTFAGALAVALAEGRESRDAVRFACGASALAVTKLGAQPGIPTRAQLEAFLAER, encoded by the coding sequence ATGACGCCAAACGTTGTGGTGGTTGGGAGCGCCAATATGGACCTCGTCGTGCGCGCTCAGCGGGCGCCGTGGCCCGGTGAAACGGTCCAGGGGCGCTCATTGGACTATCTGCCGGGCGGCAAGGGCGCCAACCAGGCGGTCGCCGCCGCGCGCCTCGGCGCACGGACGCACATGGTATGCCGGGTGGGCGACGATTCGCTGGGCGAGCCAGTGCGGCGCAACCTCGCCGATAATGGCGTGGACGTTTCGCGCGTGCGAATCGCCGCCGGCGCCCCGCAGGGCCTCGCGATTATCATCGTGGACGATGAGGGGCAGAATCGTATCGTCCTTGCTGCCGGCTCGAATGGCATGCTCGTCCCGGACGATATCGACTGGGCCGCCGCGGTGTTCAGCCCGGATTCCCTGGTGCTTCTTCAGAACGAAATCCGCCTCGAAACAACCATCCGCGCCGCACAGGTGGCCAAGGCCGCCGGCGCCACGGTGTTATGGAATCCGGCGCCGGCGCCGGACAGCCTGCCGGACGAGATGATCGGCTGCGTGGACGTCCTGCTGCCGAACGAAAGCGAGGCGGAGAGCCTGACGGGCATAGCCGTCCACGACTCGCCGGGCGCCCACCGCGCGGCGGCCGCGATCGTCGCGAAGGGCATCCCCAATGTGGTCATTACACTCGGTGAGCGGGGCGCACTCTGGTTCAATGAGGACGAGGTGTTTGAACTCCCTTCATTTCCCGTGTCCGTGGTGGACACGACCGCGGCCGGCGACACGTTTGCCGGAGCGTTGGCTGTCGCCCTTGCGGAAGGGCGCGAGTCGCGGGACGCGGTGCGGTTTGCCTGCGGCGCTTCAGCCCTGGCCGTCACCAAACTCGGCGCCCAGCCGGGCATCCCCACGCGCGCGCAACTGGAAGCGTTCCTGGCGGAGCGGTGA
- a CDS encoding STAS domain-containing protein yields the protein MDEFDPTKHLKTQREDVDGIAVFHLIGDCDMHTTPYVRLEVSPVLTMGQPVVIDLTQVAFMDSAGYGMLVGLAKMASDNNALFSVAVKSPGIVLTGLRVLQVDHVLHVAMNVEDAIKLIRP from the coding sequence ATGGATGAATTCGACCCCACCAAACATCTGAAGACGCAGCGCGAAGACGTGGACGGCATCGCTGTATTCCACCTGATTGGCGACTGTGATATGCACACGACGCCTTATGTCCGCCTCGAGGTCTCCCCGGTGCTCACGATGGGGCAGCCCGTGGTCATCGACCTCACGCAAGTCGCCTTTATGGACTCGGCGGGCTACGGCATGCTGGTTGGACTCGCCAAGATGGCGTCGGACAATAACGCTTTGTTCAGCGTGGCGGTCAAATCGCCCGGCATTGTGCTCACAGGCCTTCGCGTGCTTCAGGTAGACCACGTCCTGCACGTCGCTATGAACGTGGAGGACGCGATCAAACTCATCCGCCCCTGA
- a CDS encoding peptidylprolyl isomerase codes for MKRLIPALLLGALCLTGAKAAATDPTVILTTSKGVITIKVYQNEAPITAGNFLDLVKRGFYRNMVFHRVAQDPPVIQTGDPLGNGTGGFIDPKTHRERTIALETKPSLKHDAAGVVAMARSQEPNSASSQFYITTAPIPYLDGGYAVFGRVVKGLDVVKKIRVGDKFISARLVGGKVLVKPAPKAKAKK; via the coding sequence TTGAAACGTCTCATTCCCGCGCTCCTGCTGGGCGCTTTATGCTTGACCGGCGCCAAAGCCGCCGCGACCGACCCCACGGTGATTCTGACGACCAGCAAGGGCGTCATCACGATCAAGGTCTACCAGAACGAAGCCCCGATCACGGCGGGCAACTTCCTCGACCTTGTGAAGCGGGGGTTCTACAGGAACATGGTCTTCCATCGCGTGGCCCAGGACCCGCCGGTCATCCAGACGGGCGATCCGCTCGGCAACGGCACCGGCGGATTCATCGATCCGAAGACACACCGCGAACGGACCATTGCGCTTGAGACCAAGCCCTCCCTGAAGCATGACGCTGCGGGCGTGGTCGCCATGGCGCGTTCCCAGGAGCCGAATTCAGCGTCTTCGCAGTTCTACATCACAACGGCGCCCATTCCGTACCTGGATGGGGGTTATGCTGTGTTCGGCCGCGTGGTGAAGGGGCTGGACGTGGTGAAGAAGATCCGCGTGGGCGACAAATTCATCAGCGCCAGGCTCGTCGGCGGCAAGGTCTTGGTGAAGCCTGCCCCAAAGGCGAAGGCGAAGAAGTAG
- a CDS encoding thymidine kinase, with product MDLTLILGPMKSGKSFDLISHFAPLQYTDISFGLFQSARNQRDASIFSRTGSSLAATKLSSLAPLLEQQYEIIGIDEVHMFAPEEAEIVNTLINRGVQVVASGLDMDYRGKLMPTIQRLLELGPAVVRYRRAVCEVCRRPNATHTQVYRGTQPLVEGAPPVLPEDGTYVYKPVCRQCFVQKSLGFMLFEDASAEEGASPPSAGLGAATLTFGSRSG from the coding sequence ATGGACCTTACACTCATCCTCGGCCCCATGAAGAGCGGCAAGTCGTTCGACCTGATCAGCCATTTCGCGCCGCTGCAGTATACCGACATTTCGTTCGGGCTCTTTCAAAGCGCGCGAAATCAGCGCGACGCCTCGATCTTCAGCCGCACGGGGAGCAGCCTCGCAGCCACGAAACTCTCCTCCCTGGCGCCGCTGCTGGAGCAGCAATACGAGATCATCGGCATCGATGAGGTCCACATGTTCGCGCCGGAGGAGGCGGAGATCGTCAACACGCTCATCAACCGCGGGGTTCAGGTGGTGGCGAGCGGGTTGGATATGGACTACCGGGGCAAACTGATGCCGACGATTCAGAGGCTGCTGGAACTCGGACCCGCCGTCGTGCGGTACCGCCGCGCCGTGTGCGAGGTGTGCCGCCGGCCGAACGCGACCCACACCCAGGTCTACCGAGGCACGCAACCCCTGGTCGAGGGCGCCCCGCCCGTTCTGCCGGAAGACGGAACGTACGTATACAAGCCTGTATGCCGTCAATGCTTCGTCCAGAAGAGCCTCGGGTTCATGCTTTTCGAGGACGCTTCCGCCGAAGAGGGCGCGTCGCCGCCTTCAGCCGGCCTCGGCGCAGCGACGCTCACATTCGGCTCGCGCTCCGGTTAA
- a CDS encoding PadR family transcriptional regulator, which translates to MAHAQTQPDPASPMAPAAFHILLSVADGERHGYAIMQEVAALTRGAMRLGPGTLYTNIKRLTGAGLLEETEERPDPEQDDERRRYYRLTDEGRRALGAESQRLETLVEIARRRKLLPHKSMIG; encoded by the coding sequence ATGGCTCACGCACAAACACAGCCTGATCCCGCCTCGCCGATGGCGCCGGCGGCATTTCACATACTGCTCTCGGTCGCCGACGGCGAACGCCACGGCTACGCGATCATGCAGGAAGTCGCCGCCCTCACTCGCGGCGCGATGCGACTGGGACCCGGTACACTGTATACGAACATCAAGCGGCTGACCGGTGCGGGTCTGTTGGAAGAGACCGAAGAACGCCCTGACCCAGAGCAGGACGATGAGCGCCGCCGCTATTACCGCCTGACGGACGAAGGACGCCGCGCTCTCGGCGCAGAATCGCAACGGCTCGAAACCCTCGTGGAGATAGCCCGCCGCCGGAAGCTATTGCCCCACAAGTCCATGATCGGCTGA
- a CDS encoding right-handed parallel beta-helix repeat-containing protein produces MQARSLALIILLPFAAHAAPVIPKDGMILKESATLEPGTYALPHGIVIGADNVTLDAKGAVFTGGGDGQAVFVKGNNGVTIRGLEASRYKWGVRVEGGKNIKVQDCRIRDTPEAPPDDTWLDIWLGPKDAYGGAIILFDVKGGLVSGNDVQHQQNGVMMYSCSGLTVEKNNASFQSGFGIHMYGSSDNIVQDNIADWCNRIHKRGERYYYPGADATGILMVVNCSRNKILRNFFRGGGDGVFVAGYNPDLGKVPCNDNLFEDNDCSYSPNNAFEATFCKGNIFRNNRAGFSNYGFWLGYSIDTKIEGNEVRRNRIAGIAIEHGLRNEIADNHLSSNGRGIALWANAAAQFNAAWPDQATSANNVIRGNSVCANGIGLLVKVEGQVTPKSRPHDDTVSGNTFYGNDVGALVMNADAEVIKGNRFENNTVAGLRLESNAKASITGNAFADQPLNAWSDSAGVWDGNQWAGAVNGPVSIAGGPGKDEHPAKEVTAPASTTLSTMMDVLRGTPR; encoded by the coding sequence ATGCAGGCAAGATCCCTCGCGCTCATCATACTATTGCCATTCGCGGCTCACGCCGCCCCGGTCATTCCGAAGGACGGGATGATCCTGAAAGAGAGCGCCACCTTGGAGCCGGGGACGTATGCCCTGCCCCACGGCATCGTCATCGGTGCGGACAACGTCACGCTGGATGCGAAGGGCGCGGTCTTCACCGGCGGAGGCGACGGCCAGGCCGTGTTCGTGAAGGGCAACAACGGCGTAACCATCAGGGGGCTTGAGGCATCACGCTACAAATGGGGAGTGCGGGTCGAAGGCGGGAAGAACATCAAAGTGCAGGATTGCCGGATACGCGACACGCCCGAGGCTCCGCCGGACGACACCTGGCTGGATATCTGGCTCGGGCCGAAGGACGCCTACGGTGGTGCGATCATCTTGTTTGACGTGAAAGGCGGATTGGTGTCCGGCAACGACGTTCAGCACCAGCAGAACGGCGTCATGATGTACAGCTGCTCCGGGCTGACGGTGGAGAAGAACAACGCGTCATTCCAGAGCGGGTTTGGCATCCACATGTACGGCTCAAGCGACAACATCGTCCAGGACAATATCGCGGACTGGTGCAACCGCATCCACAAACGCGGCGAACGATATTACTATCCCGGGGCCGATGCCACCGGAATCCTCATGGTTGTGAATTGCAGCCGCAACAAGATCCTCCGCAACTTCTTCCGGGGCGGTGGGGACGGCGTCTTTGTGGCGGGCTACAACCCCGACCTCGGAAAAGTACCTTGCAATGACAACCTCTTCGAGGACAATGACTGCTCCTATTCGCCGAACAACGCCTTTGAGGCAACCTTCTGCAAGGGGAACATCTTCCGCAACAATCGCGCGGGCTTCTCGAACTACGGGTTCTGGCTGGGCTACAGCATCGACACCAAGATCGAGGGGAATGAAGTGAGGCGCAACCGGATCGCCGGCATCGCGATTGAACACGGTCTGCGGAACGAAATCGCGGATAACCACCTCTCCAGCAACGGCCGGGGGATCGCGCTCTGGGCGAACGCCGCCGCGCAATTCAATGCCGCGTGGCCGGACCAGGCCACCAGCGCGAACAATGTGATCCGCGGAAACTCCGTTTGTGCAAACGGCATTGGCCTTCTGGTGAAGGTTGAGGGCCAAGTCACCCCCAAGAGCCGCCCTCACGACGACACGGTTTCCGGCAACACCTTCTATGGGAATGATGTCGGCGCGTTGGTGATGAATGCGGACGCCGAAGTGATCAAGGGCAACCGCTTCGAGAACAACACCGTCGCCGGTCTGCGCCTGGAATCCAACGCGAAGGCGTCTATCACGGGCAACGCGTTTGCGGATCAACCGCTGAACGCATGGTCGGACAGCGCCGGGGTCTGGGACGGCAACCAGTGGGCGGGAGCCGTAAACGGGCCTGTCAGTATTGCGGGAGGTCCAGGCAAAGATGAGCACCCGGCGAAGGAAGTAACGGCGCCGGCATCCACTACGCTTTCAACGATGATGGACGTGTTACGCGGAACGCCACGCTAG
- a CDS encoding glycoside hydrolase family 16 protein, which yields MKWTIAICSALLASGGAVAAPKPAQRVPVPPPIRGEGYALVEDWDFGKTIKTLAQLRDRFYTRYVYDDGKCDTLSGNGEWERYRDNDNHRIAGGDLLLIARAQGGLVNGGIESGMLRSKWTGKYGYYECRMKVPAGRGLWPAFWLNPQDAKWPPEIDVMEIVDNGRDTTKNSFHNVHPGKSETPETVSTKLDKWGSYRPGFDYKDGYHTFAVKWTPDTVCHYVDGVMVAERRNYHWRHDDGTDGGTAHVLVNLAVGGSWPGPPDAATPFPATLAIDYIRVWQMKGAGGLPR from the coding sequence ATGAAATGGACAATCGCTATCTGTTCCGCGCTGCTGGCTTCTGGCGGCGCCGTTGCTGCTCCCAAGCCCGCGCAGAGAGTCCCCGTCCCGCCGCCCATCCGAGGCGAGGGCTACGCTCTCGTCGAAGACTGGGACTTCGGGAAGACCATCAAGACCCTGGCCCAGCTGCGCGACCGGTTCTACACGCGCTATGTCTACGACGACGGCAAGTGCGACACTCTTTCCGGGAACGGCGAATGGGAACGGTACCGGGACAACGATAATCACCGAATCGCGGGCGGCGACCTGCTCCTGATCGCGCGGGCGCAGGGCGGCTTGGTCAACGGCGGCATCGAGAGCGGCATGCTGCGCTCGAAGTGGACCGGCAAATACGGCTACTACGAGTGCCGTATGAAAGTACCTGCCGGCCGCGGCCTGTGGCCCGCTTTCTGGTTGAACCCGCAGGATGCGAAGTGGCCGCCGGAGATCGACGTGATGGAGATTGTAGACAACGGGCGAGACACCACGAAGAACAGCTTCCACAACGTCCACCCGGGCAAGTCCGAGACACCGGAGACTGTGTCCACGAAGCTCGACAAGTGGGGCTCCTACCGCCCCGGCTTCGACTACAAGGACGGCTATCACACGTTCGCAGTGAAATGGACGCCGGACACCGTGTGCCATTACGTGGATGGGGTGATGGTCGCGGAGCGCCGCAATTACCATTGGCGCCACGATGACGGGACTGATGGCGGCACCGCTCACGTGCTGGTGAATCTCGCCGTCGGCGGCAGCTGGCCCGGGCCACCGGACGCGGCGACCCCGTTCCCGGCCACCCTGGCGATCGACTATATTCGGGTGTGGCAAATGAAGGGCGCGGGCGGCTTACCACGGTAG
- a CDS encoding MFS transporter: MSTTEGILATVWTSLSLGTIPQAFALSLGASGLVQGLIAAFQALAGLTTLPAAIFVDRRSERRKFVAIVAGSGRISWFLVALAAFTLPRSGAIGVLLIVMFVSWAGVQIGVPAWTSWMNDLVPAGMRGRYFARRSIWLNIAGLIAALIFTRYLDFASIQFSPRIAFGTLFGCAGLVGIVNMLTLLRQPEPLKAPSKTRSEFSVEYFRVPLRNAPFRRFLTHFALWVFAQGVAGPFFGVYMLDTLKYPTFKVQVVSGFATLCTLCAAPVVGYLVDKYGNRALYKIAYVVICFVPLLWALTPNQLPGVTLGILMVAQLVSGVAGAMLGITQFNLMLRLSPSDNMPRYSALWTAVVGMAGFIAPTVGGLLVTATKQAHIHVGIIDINNYKISMLISMVLRLALIPLLRSLSEPRSEDVRDVLGRMASSSPMGTLKHVRRIRGASEPGVRARSARALGHMKARIGFEELVEALDDPVLAVRRQAALALGEMEDTRAIEPLLAALNNPGAGIRVQAVVSLGKLGDDRAAIAIIRAMEEDGGHDSAFTQAAAQAIAKLGTSQAAETLLEIAEEPEHPARAAAIQSLGELGDESMAEPLTEMLRSNEALEPQEVSALGDALAKLGDERAVVPLLQRLEAVDTVLLRREMANAVATLIGTEGEIYAWMAMDEYALDAVMSEMLTGHAKELRKSGRLSAALRAEAALNALGRDEMARAIHHLRFSAAKAGSIPPNLHPAADALNWIAVQARIRPPDREEMLVAVYAYDVLMRGLKA; this comes from the coding sequence ATGAGCACCACCGAGGGCATCCTCGCGACGGTGTGGACCTCCCTTTCGCTCGGAACCATCCCCCAGGCATTCGCGCTTTCCCTGGGTGCATCCGGCCTCGTGCAGGGCCTCATCGCGGCTTTCCAGGCGCTGGCCGGGCTCACCACGCTGCCGGCCGCCATCTTCGTGGATCGCCGTTCCGAACGGCGGAAATTCGTGGCGATCGTCGCCGGGAGCGGGCGCATCTCATGGTTCCTGGTTGCGCTGGCGGCGTTTACCCTACCGCGCTCCGGGGCGATCGGCGTTCTGCTGATCGTGATGTTCGTGTCGTGGGCAGGCGTACAGATCGGCGTACCGGCATGGACTTCGTGGATGAACGATCTCGTGCCGGCCGGCATGCGCGGGCGCTATTTCGCGCGACGCAGCATCTGGCTCAACATCGCCGGATTGATCGCGGCGCTGATCTTCACGCGATACCTGGATTTCGCCAGCATACAGTTCTCCCCGCGGATAGCGTTCGGAACCCTGTTCGGATGCGCGGGACTGGTCGGCATCGTGAATATGCTCACGCTGCTGCGCCAGCCGGAGCCGCTAAAGGCGCCGTCGAAGACACGCTCCGAGTTCAGCGTGGAGTATTTCCGCGTGCCGCTCCGCAATGCGCCATTCCGCAGGTTCCTGACGCATTTCGCATTATGGGTGTTCGCGCAAGGCGTCGCAGGGCCGTTCTTTGGCGTGTATATGCTGGACACGCTGAAGTACCCCACGTTCAAGGTGCAGGTGGTATCCGGCTTCGCGACGCTCTGCACGCTGTGCGCGGCGCCGGTTGTGGGCTACCTGGTGGACAAGTACGGCAATCGCGCGCTCTACAAGATCGCCTACGTCGTCATCTGCTTCGTGCCGCTGCTCTGGGCGCTTACGCCGAACCAGTTGCCTGGGGTCACTCTGGGCATCTTGATGGTGGCGCAGCTGGTCTCCGGTGTCGCGGGCGCGATGCTCGGAATCACCCAGTTCAACCTGATGCTGCGCCTCTCGCCGTCGGACAACATGCCGCGATACAGCGCGCTATGGACGGCGGTTGTCGGGATGGCGGGGTTCATCGCCCCGACGGTCGGAGGCTTGCTGGTCACCGCGACGAAGCAGGCGCATATCCACGTCGGCATCATCGATATCAACAACTACAAGATCTCGATGCTGATTTCGATGGTCCTGCGCCTCGCGCTGATCCCGCTTCTTCGGTCCCTCTCCGAGCCGCGCTCCGAGGATGTGCGCGACGTGCTCGGCCGCATGGCTTCTTCCAGCCCGATGGGAACACTGAAGCACGTCCGGCGCATCCGCGGGGCCTCGGAGCCCGGCGTACGCGCCCGGTCCGCGCGGGCGCTCGGGCACATGAAGGCCCGCATCGGATTTGAAGAACTCGTTGAAGCTTTGGACGATCCCGTTCTCGCGGTTCGACGCCAGGCCGCGCTGGCGCTGGGTGAGATGGAGGACACGCGCGCCATCGAGCCGCTGTTGGCGGCGCTGAACAACCCCGGCGCGGGGATCCGTGTCCAGGCGGTCGTCTCGCTCGGCAAACTGGGCGACGATCGCGCAGCGATCGCGATCATCCGGGCGATGGAAGAGGACGGCGGGCACGATTCCGCGTTCACACAGGCGGCTGCACAGGCGATCGCAAAGCTTGGAACCTCGCAGGCCGCCGAAACGCTGCTGGAAATCGCGGAAGAGCCGGAACACCCCGCACGCGCCGCCGCCATCCAGTCCCTGGGTGAGCTCGGTGACGAGAGCATGGCGGAACCGCTGACGGAAATGTTGAGGTCGAACGAAGCGCTGGAGCCGCAGGAGGTGAGCGCCCTCGGCGACGCGCTCGCCAAACTGGGCGACGAACGCGCCGTTGTGCCGCTGCTCCAACGGCTGGAGGCCGTGGACACCGTGCTGCTTCGGCGCGAAATGGCCAACGCGGTGGCAACACTCATCGGCACCGAAGGCGAGATCTACGCGTGGATGGCCATGGACGAATACGCGTTGGACGCGGTGATGTCGGAGATGCTCACCGGTCACGCGAAGGAACTCCGCAAATCGGGGCGCCTTTCAGCGGCGCTGCGGGCGGAGGCCGCCTTGAACGCCCTTGGAAGGGACGAAATGGCCCGCGCGATTCACCACCTGCGGTTCAGCGCCGCCAAGGCGGGCTCGATTCCGCCGAACCTTCACCCGGCTGCCGATGCGCTGAACTGGATCGCCGTTCAGGCTCGCATCCGCCCCCCGGACAGAGAGGAAATGCTGGTCGCTGTTTACGCCTACGATGTGCTGATGCGGGGCTTGAAAGCCTGA
- a CDS encoding alpha/beta hydrolase, with translation MKRKDRRNLLYSLLGDLPPRDRPVSAETLRVEERGNYTLEVLRLDLNGEEPVPAYFTRPKTPGPWPAVIYNHSHGGNYALGKDEFLHGREYIVSPWADELALRGICALCIDHRCFGERRDLSESEAFKLALWRGQVLWGLMVYDTLKATDYLVSRPDVFPSRIATLGMSMGSVMAQWHAALDERVAACVDICCLTDYASLIARRRLDAHGLYYYVPGLLKEFTAADVNALICPRPHLALAGNMDGLTPPEGLDRIDAQLRQVYADAGVLRAWELERYPCGHVELPEMRERAIRFLANAMQ, from the coding sequence TTGAAACGTAAAGACCGCAGGAACCTCCTCTACTCCCTCCTCGGCGATCTGCCACCCCGGGACCGGCCGGTGTCAGCGGAAACCCTTCGCGTGGAGGAGCGCGGCAACTACACGCTGGAGGTTTTGCGGCTGGACCTGAACGGCGAGGAGCCGGTTCCAGCGTACTTCACCCGCCCGAAAACGCCCGGGCCGTGGCCGGCGGTGATCTATAACCACTCCCATGGCGGCAACTACGCCTTGGGCAAGGACGAGTTTCTCCATGGCCGGGAGTACATCGTGTCGCCCTGGGCGGATGAACTCGCCCTGAGGGGCATCTGCGCCCTCTGCATCGACCATCGCTGCTTCGGCGAACGGCGCGATTTGTCCGAGTCGGAAGCGTTCAAACTGGCGCTATGGCGCGGGCAGGTGTTGTGGGGCCTGATGGTCTACGACACTTTGAAGGCCACCGACTACCTCGTTTCGCGGCCGGACGTTTTCCCTTCCCGCATCGCGACGCTGGGGATGTCGATGGGCAGCGTGATGGCCCAGTGGCACGCCGCGCTGGACGAGCGGGTGGCCGCCTGCGTGGATATCTGCTGCCTCACGGATTACGCGTCGCTCATCGCGCGCCGGCGCCTCGACGCGCACGGTCTCTATTACTACGTTCCTGGACTGCTGAAGGAGTTCACCGCTGCCGATGTCAACGCGCTGATCTGTCCACGCCCGCATCTGGCCCTGGCGGGCAACATGGACGGTCTCACGCCGCCCGAAGGCCTCGACCGCATCGACGCGCAACTGAGACAGGTGTATGCCGATGCCGGCGTGCTTCGGGCCTGGGAATTGGAGCGGTACCCGTGCGGCCACGTGGAGCTGCCGGAAATGAGAGAGCGGGCCATCAGGTTCCTGGCAAATGCGATGCAGTGA
- a CDS encoding alpha-L-fucosidase, with product MVPQPETTAGDTSWFTHDRFGMFIHWGLYALGARHEWLKSIERISTEDYDKYFKHFDPDLYDPNLWAEAASGAGMMYFVVTTKHHEGFCLWDTALTDYKAPNTPAGRDLLKPMVDAFRDRDMKVGFYHSLLDWHHADYTVDQHHPMRENEAYIAGDSQRDMDRYAAYLRGQTEELLTRYGKIDILWFDFSVAANERFAGKGKDAWHSEELIARVRELQPGIILNDRLQIDQDVKTPEQYQPREWVRVNGKPVVWEACQTFSGSWGYHRDEESWKSVDQLVQMLVDSVSKGGNLLLNVGPTGRGEFDERALSRLSAMGEWMRRHCRSIYGCTQAPDDFDCPPDCRYTYNPATNRLYLHLFAWPFRHVHLDGFGDRIEYAQLLNDTSEVKMLRSIPEANYGAMKEIRGAETVTLELPVKKPNVTVPVVELFLR from the coding sequence ATGGTCCCGCAACCAGAAACCACCGCCGGCGATACCTCCTGGTTCACGCACGATCGCTTCGGGATGTTTATCCACTGGGGCCTGTACGCCCTCGGCGCGCGCCACGAATGGCTCAAGAGCATCGAGCGGATCAGCACGGAAGATTACGACAAGTATTTCAAACACTTCGACCCCGATCTCTACGATCCCAACCTCTGGGCGGAAGCGGCCTCCGGCGCCGGGATGATGTACTTCGTCGTGACGACCAAACATCACGAAGGCTTCTGCCTCTGGGACACGGCCCTCACCGACTACAAGGCGCCCAACACGCCCGCCGGTCGCGATCTTCTGAAGCCGATGGTGGATGCCTTCCGTGACCGCGACATGAAGGTCGGATTCTATCACAGCCTGCTGGATTGGCATCACGCGGACTACACCGTCGACCAGCACCATCCGATGCGCGAGAACGAAGCCTACATCGCCGGCGACTCGCAGCGCGACATGGACCGCTACGCCGCCTACCTGCGCGGCCAGACCGAGGAGTTGCTCACCCGTTACGGTAAGATCGATATCCTCTGGTTCGATTTCAGCGTGGCGGCGAACGAGCGGTTCGCCGGCAAGGGCAAGGACGCCTGGCACAGCGAGGAACTGATCGCCCGCGTGCGGGAACTCCAGCCGGGAATCATCCTCAACGACCGCCTCCAGATCGACCAGGACGTGAAGACTCCGGAGCAGTATCAGCCACGCGAGTGGGTCCGCGTGAACGGTAAACCGGTCGTCTGGGAGGCCTGCCAGACCTTCAGCGGCTCGTGGGGCTACCACCGTGATGAGGAATCGTGGAAAAGCGTGGACCAACTGGTCCAGATGCTGGTGGACAGCGTGAGCAAGGGCGGCAACCTGCTGCTGAACGTCGGCCCCACCGGCCGCGGCGAGTTCGACGAGCGCGCCCTGAGCCGCCTGTCCGCGATGGGTGAATGGATGCGCCGCCACTGCCGCAGCATCTACGGCTGCACACAGGCGCCGGACGATTTCGATTGCCCGCCGGACTGCCGTTATACATACAACCCGGCCACCAACCGCCTGTACCTGCATCTCTTCGCATGGCCGTTCCGCCACGTCCACCTGGATGGCTTCGGCGACCGCATCGAGTACGCCCAGCTCCTGAACGACACCAGCGAAGTGAAGATGCTGAGGAGCATCCCAGAAGCGAACTACGGTGCGATGAAGGAAATCCGCGGCGCCGAGACCGTGACGCTGGAACTGCCCGTGAAGAAGCCCAACGTAACGGTACCGGTGGTGGAGCTGTTCCTGCGGTGA